From a single Parambassis ranga chromosome 2, fParRan2.1, whole genome shotgun sequence genomic region:
- the unc80 gene encoding protein unc-80 homolog, translated as MVKRKSLDENEPECGKGIPFPIQTFLWRQTSAFLRPKLGKQYEASCVSFERVLVENKLHGLSPALSEAIQSISRWELVQAALPHVLHCTSILLSNRNKLGHQDKLGVAETKLLHTLHWMLLEAAQECNHEPSLGHGWSAGSSSSAFLQPVGNQGSSPGAPGSCSGSALGGSGPQHGSSLLEEDEHTRTKLFHKSMATVELFVFLFAPLIHRIKESDLTFRLASGLVIWQPMWEHRQPDIPAFTALIRPVRNIVTAKRNSPVNNQCSPCGSGNPGPMGFQVVCEAAQSDSSSPVAGEQSCRRGNSVDKGGPSQQPPPVKGPSKKKTSAPAGLPASLAQRARYATYFDVAVLRCLLQPHWTEEGVHWALMFYLQRLRQILEERPERPPETLVTPLPRPRSSSMVAATPSLVNTHKTQDMSLKCNEEEKSLSTETFAKVSLTNLRRQAVPDLSSDLGMNIFKKFKNRREDRERKGSIPFHHTGKKRQRRMGVPFLLHEDHLDVSPTRSTFSFGSFSGLGDDRRALDRSGWQATIMGKFTRRGSTDTAADADSLSAKHSHSHHSLLRDMPDHSNSHSDNTVKEVRSQISTITMAAFNTTVASFNVGYADFFTEHMKKLCNPVAVPEMPVEPLACANLPRSLTDSCINYSCLEEGENIEGTNNFVLKNGMLDLTAVLRALYAVLSHDISSRICDVALNIIDCLLQLGVVPGMGKKLSKPDNKENQESRAKDGAAQGLGGGAQGGGPIAGAGGDGGGGGGGGGGGGGGGGGGGSGGGSGQGSKDDVKNNKDNDKKEEGSGLSTHRLALTMLIKIVKSLGCAYGCGEGHRGLSGDRLRMQAQNCLTNLYKLDKMQFRQTMREYVNKDSLNNIVDFLHALLGFCMEPITDKYGSAGERSRRAKKRNIDKAGFGNNFTTGDNKSVAQNMEAVVVGCMFKSLITRCASTTHELHSPENLGLYCDIRQLVQFIKEAHGNVFRRVALSALLDSAEKVTATKKPEEKEDTKQPGPRRSEAGVSGDKGQVSSAADECRSYISSRPPQTPEHDEQIPGALLGRKDFWRKMFKSQSAASDTSSQSEQDTSECTTAHSGTTTDRRSRSRSRRISLRKKLKLPIGKCNWLKRSSLSGLTDGVEDLLDISSVDRLSFIRQSSKVKFTSAVKLSEGGAAGPEYGRDEEENFFKRLGPHGFQERLAASQEAMKNKNVVNLGAIRQGMKRFQFLLNCCEPGTIPDASILAAALDLEAPVVARASLFLECARFVHRCNRGNWPEWMKGHHVNITKRGLSRGRSPIVGNKRNQKLQWNAAKHFCQWGDAIGTRLSELCHLDSESPANILGYIYDEETKRRMRKEDEEEDYLDDNTVNPTKCGCPFALKMAACQLLLEITTFLRETFPCLPRPRTEPLVDLDSCRLRLDPELGRHRYERKISFAGILDDEDGHDSLNSSSHTLKSDTTCDDKKTQEAQAPIRKIRIGGSRLLQIKGARSFRVKKGGSLSSIRRAGSLKSTKMSRQDSESENEEGLLSQTHSRDTVTDIGSPFSTSEPSIGPEGQSTGGAEDNYHRNMSWLHVMILLCNQQSFICTHIDFCHPRCYQHHSRSCARLVRAIKLVYGETVDSLREDSASSGIIGGRAKKNKECSDKSCLRTPSMKRRPTDSNTEGKKDTGMLKYIRNQVMSLSPAPLSLLIKAAPILTDDMYGDIQPAAWELLLSVDEHMAAAAAAMFLLCAVKVPDAVTEMMMAEFQHLEACQRINSILKFYTLWRFRYQVWPRMEEGAQQIFKIPPPSINFTLPSPILGMPCVPIFDPPWVPQNTGSVQDPINEDQSKSFSARAVSRSHQRAEHILKNLQQEEEKRRLGREASIITAIPVAQEACYEPTCSPPPEQEEEAEEVVNLASRRLSVSPSCASSNSHRNYSFRRGSVWSVRSLASAEDEENTTEHTPTHHMLQPPQAVFPACICAAVLPIVHLMEDGDVREDGVAVSAVAQQILWNCLIEDPALVLRHFLEKLTVSNRQDELMYMLRKLLLNIGDLPAQTSHILFNYLVGLIMYFVRTPCEWGMDAISATLTFLWEVVGYVEGLFFKDLKQTMKKEQCEVKLLVTASMPGTKTLVVHGQNECDIPTQLPVHEDTQFEALLKECLEFFNIPEARSAHYFLMDKRWNLIHYSKTYVRDIYPFRRSVSPQLNLVHMLPEKGQELIQKQVFSRKLEEVGRVLFLISLTQHMPAVHKQSHVSLLQEDLLRLPSFPRTAIDAEFSLFNEPQGKELFGLDTLHKVLWIKLLEEMFLGMPSEYPWGDEMMLFLNVFNGALLLHPEDSALLRQYTATAINTAVHFNHLFSLSGYQWILPTMLQVYADYESNPLLRQGIEFSCRQFYILHRKPFILQLFASVAPLLEFTTSTSTGLSKGVSAQCLFDLLVSLEGETHDALDALELVKAEKPLRSLDFCYGNEDLAFSISEAIKLCVTVVAYAPESFRSLQMLMVLEALVPCFLQKLKSNTVTMESASAARDEIAAIAALATSLQALLYSSEALTRPMTAPQMSRCDQGHKGGTTANHTMSGGVNTRDNLHLLEEGQGMPREELDERIAREEFRRPRESLLNICTEFYKHCGPRLKILQNVAGEPRVIALELLDIKSHMRLAEIAHALLKLAPYDTLTMESRGLRRYIMEMLPITDWSSEAVRPALILILKRLDRMFNKIHKMPTLRRQVEWEAASSLIEGICLTLQRQPIISFLPHLRSLINVCVNLVMGVVGPSSVADGLPLLHLSPYLSPPLPFSTAVVRLVALQIQALKDDFPLSHVISPFTNQERREGMLLNLLIPFVLTVGSGSKDSPHLEQPEIFLLLQTVINILLPPRIISTSRTKNFMLDASPAHCSTPGDTGKDLRREGLAESTSQAAYLALKVVLVCFERSLGNQWYRLSLQVKEMALRKVGGLAFWDFIDFIVRTRIPIFVLLRPFIQCKLLTQPADSQEEITARHHIADQLERRFIPRPLCKSSLFAEFNNELKILKEAVHSGSAYQGKTSISTVGTSTSAYRLSLATMSRSNTGTGTVWEQDSQPSRQPSQDTLSRTDEDDEENDSISIPSVVSEHEAFLPRVMSQRRFSSHATGSAALQPEAPRATMLPSHSEPNVLDESQGLLQEGNLSRVASVQSEPGQQNLLIQPPLGRKRGLRQLRRPLLSIPKNEPRGRSGARLSTTRRSIQPKNKPLAHGDQKRSVTFTENQGQQAFTGGSKPPTPSTVEPPAEGRKASPAPAKSPTLEVPAVSSATVTADLHGPANTQVAPAISSKEKREQWSLRSSLSPPPSISRPSTPTPPSRTCSPLPLSRTCSPLPLSRTSSPLPPPLPVLGTAPAPGPPPPPPLPPAPLLPLPPPGPSRIRESPGDEDTTALLPRSDTLLHLSEDDGTENPLLTPLLSPPSPRHSPLPLSPVDLDLDESHV; from the exons ATGGTGAAGAGGAAAAGCCTGGATGAGAATGAGCCCGAGTGCGGGAAAGGAATACCGTTCCCTATACAGACCTTCTTATGGAGGCAAACCAG TGCATTTCTGCGTCCAAAGTTGGGTAAACAGTATGAAGCATCTTGTGTG TCTTTTGAACGGGTGTTGGTTGAGAACAAGCTCCACGGGCTGTCGCCGGCCCTGTCAGAGGCCATACAGAGCATCTCCCGCTGGGAGCTGGTCCAGGCGGCCCTGCCTCATGTACTCCACTGCACCTCCATCTTGCTGTCTAACAGGAACAAGCTGG GTCACCAGGACAAGCTAGGTGTGGCCGAGACCAAGTTGCTGCACACGCTGCACTGGATGCTGCTAGAGGCTGCGCAAGAGTGCAACCACGAACCCAGCTTGGGCCACGGATGGTCcgcgggcagcagcagcagcgccttTCTCCAACCAGTAGGGAACCAGGGTTCCTCCCCAGGAGCGCCCGGCTCCTGTTCTGGCTCGGCCCTTGGTGGGTCAGGACCCCAGCACGGCAGCTCCTTGCTCGAGGAGGATGAGCACACTCGGACCAAACTGTTCCACAAGAGCATGGCCACAGTGGAgctgtttgtgttcctgtttgCTCCACTCATTCATCGGATAAAG gagTCAGACCTTACTTTCCGATTGGCCAGTGGTTTGGTGATATGGCAGCCAATGTGGGAGCACCGTCAACCTGACATCCCTGCTTTCACTGCCCTCATCAGACCCGTCAGAAATATTGTAACAG CAAAGAGGAACTCCCCAGTCAACAACCAGTGCAGCCCCTGTGGATCTGGCAACCCGGGCCCCATG GGCTTCCAGGTGGTTTGCGAAGCGGCCCAATCAGATTCCTCCTCCCCCGTGGCTGGAGAACAGAGCTGTCGTCGTGGTAACTCGGTGGATAAAGGTGGCCCTTCACAGCAACCCCCACCAGTCAAAGGCCCTTCCAAGAAAAA GACATCAGCCCCTGCAGGCCTGCCAGCATCTCTGGCCCAGCGAGCACGTTATGCCACTTACTTTGATGTGGCTGTGCTGCGCTGTCTGCTGCAGCCACACTGGACAGAAGAGGGTGTGCATTGGGCTTTGATGTTCTACCTGCAGCGCTTGAGGCAGATTCTGGAGGAGAGACCTGAACGACCCCCAGAAACCCTAGTGACACCCCTACCACGCCCACGCAGCAGCTCTATGGTAGCTGCAACACCCTCACTGGTCAACACTCACAAGACTCAG GACATGAGTCTGAAGTGCAATGAAGAGGAAAAATCACTGAGCACAGAGACCTTTGCCAAGGTGTCTCTGACTAACTTGCGTCGACAGGCAGTGcctgacctgtcctctgacttGGGCATGAACATCTTCAAGAAG TTTAAGAACAGGCGTGAAGACCGGGAGAGAAAGGGTTCCATCCCATTCCATCACACTGGAAAGAAGCGTCAGCGTCGGATGGGAGTGCCTTTCCTGCTGCATGAGGACCACCTGGATGTCTCCCCCACTCGTAGCACCTTCTCCTTCGGAAGCTTCTCAGGACTTGGTGATGACAGACGGGCTCTGGACCGCAGCGGCTGGCAGGCCACCATTATGG GAAAATTCACACGGCGGGGCAGtacagacacagctgcagacGCCGACAGCCTGAGTGCCAAACACTCCCATTCCCACCACTCTCTGCTCCGAGACATGCCCGACCACTCCAACAGCCACAGCGACAACACAGTTAAAGAGG TCCGATCTCAGATCTCCACCATCACCATGGCAGCATTCAATACAACAGTGGCATCCTTTAACGTGGGCTACGCTGACTTCTTTACCGAGCACATGAAGAAACTCTGCAACCCTGTGGCTGTGCCCGAAATGCCTGTGGAGCCTCTGGCATGTGCCAATCTGCCACGCAGTCTTACAGACTCCTGCATCAACTATTCATGCCTGGAAGAAGGGGAGAACATTGAAGGGACCAATAACTTTGTGCTAAAAAACGGAATGTTGGACCTCACT GCTGTCTTGAGGGCTCTTTATGCTGTCCTCAGCCATGATATCAGTTCCAGGATCTGTGATGTGGCCCTCAACATTATTGACTGCCTACTGCAGCTGGGTGTGGTGCCTGGCATGGGCAAGAAGCTCTCCAAGCCTGACAACAAGGAGAACCAGGAGTCACGGGCGAAAGATGGGGCTGCTCAGGGCCTTGGAGGAGGTGCCCAAGGAGGTGGACCGATTGCAGGAGCAGGTGGAGATGGGGGcggaggcgggggaggaggtggaggaggaggaggaggaggaggaggagggggaagtgGTGGAGGGAGTGGACAGGGGAGCAAGGATGATGTGAAAAATAACAAGGATAATGATAAAAAG GAAGAGGGGTCTGGCCTCAGCACCCATCGCCTGGCATTAACCATGTTGATAAAGATAGTCAAGTCTCTGGGCTGCGCGTACGGCTGTGGTGAGGGCCACCGCGGGTTATCAGGAGATCGCCTCAGGATGCAG GCCCAGAACTGCTTGACTAACCTGTACAAGCTGGACAAGATGCAGTTTCGCCAAACAATGCGCGAGTACGTCAACAAAGACTCCCTCAATAACATAGTGGACTTTCTGCATGCACTGCTGGGCTTCTGCATGGAGCCCATTACTGACA AGTACGGCAGTGCAGGTGAGAGGTCCAGGAGGgcgaaaaaaagaaacatcg ACAAGGCGGGCTTTGGGAACAACTTCACCACGGGAGACAACAAATCCGTGGCCCAGAACATGGAGGCGGTGGTGGTGGGCTGCATGTTCAAGTCCCTCATCACCCGCTGCGCCTCAACCACACACGAGCTGCACAGCCCTGAAAACCTG GGTCTGTACTGTGACATCCGCCAGCTGGTACAGTTTATTAAGGAGGCGCATGGGAATGTTTTCCGCCGGGTGGCACTGAGTGCGCTCCTGGACAGCGCAGAGAAGGTCACGGCCACCAAGAAACCTGAAGAAAAGGAGGATACCAAACAACCAGGACCCAGGAG gTCAGAGGCAGGTGTGTCCGGGGACAAGGGTCAGGTGTCCAGTGCTGCAGATGAGTGTCGTAGCTACATCTCCAGCAGACCCCCCCAGACACCCGAACA TGATGAACAgatccctggtgctctcctGGGCAGGAAGGACTTCTGGAGGAAGATGTTCAAGTCGCAGAGTGCAGCTAGTGACACCAGCAGCCAGTCAGAGCAGGACACTTCGGAGTGCACCACCGCACACTCAGGCACTACCACCGACCGACGCTCTCGATCCAGATCACGACGCATTTCACTTCGCAAGAAACTGAAGCTGCCCATAGGTAAGT GTAACTGGTTGAAGCGGTCTTCTCTTTCTGGACTGACTGACGGTGTTGAGGACCTGTTGGATATCAGCTCAGTGGATCGACTCTCCTTTATTCGTCAGAGTTCAAAG GTGAAGTTCACCAGTGCAGTGAAGCTGTCCGAAGGAGGCGCAGCCGGGCCGGAGTATGGCAGAGACGAGGAAGAGAATTTCTTCAAGCGGCTCG GACCTCATGGCTTCCAGGAGCGTCTAGCAGCGAGTCAGGAGGCCATGAAGAACAAGAATGTGGTAAATTTGGGTGCCATCCGACAGGGTATGAAACGCTTCCAGTTTCTCCTGAACTGCTGTGAGCCTGGAACCATACCTGATGCCTCCATTCTTGCTGCTGCTCTGGACCTG GAAGCTCCAGTTGTAGCGCGGGCTTCTCTTTTTCTTGAATGCGCCCGATTTGTCCACCGCTGTAATCGTGGCAACTGGCCAGAATGGATGAAGGGCCATCATGTAAATATCACCAAGAGAGGCCTATCCAGGGGCAGATCACCGATCGTGGGCAACAAAAGGAACCAGAAACTTCAGTGGAACGCGGCCAAACATTTCTGCCAGTGGGGAGAT GCAATAGGCACAAGGCTCAGTGAACTCTGTCACTTGGATAGCGAGAGCCCTGCCAACATCCTGGGCTACATTTATGATGAAGAGACCAAACGGAGAATGAGAaaagaagatgaggaagaggattaCCTAGATGATA ATACGGTCAACCCAACAAAATGTGGCTGCCCCTTTGCTCTAAAAATGGCCGCGTGCCAGTTGTTGTTGGAAATCACAACGTTTCTGCGAGAGACTTTTCCCTGCTTGCCACGACCACGCACTGAGCCTCTTGTG GATCTGGACAGCTGCCGGCTGCGTCTAGACCCAGAACTTGGTCGCCATCGCTACGAGAGGAAGATCAGCTTTGCAGGCATCCTTGATGACGAAGATGGACATGATTccctcaacagcagcagccacactcTGAAGTCTGACACCACCTGCGATGATAAAAAGACTCAGGAGGCTCAAG CACCCATCCGGAAGATTCGTATCGGAGGCTCGCGGTTGCTTCAGATCAAAGGCGCCCGCAGTTTCCGTGTGAAGAAGGGCGGCTCCCTGTCCTCAATACGTCGGGCTGGCAGCCTGAAGAGCACCAAGATGTCTCGGCAGGACTCAGAGTCTGAGAATGAAGAAGGGCTGCTGTCACAGACCCACAGCAGGGACACTGTTACTGACATTG GTAGTCCATTCAGCACCAGTGAACCCAGCATTGGGCCAGAGGGTCAGAgcacaggaggagcagaggacaacTACCACCGTAACATGTCTTGGCTCCAT GTTATGATCCTGCTGTGCAACCAGCAGAGCTTCATCTGTACACATATAGACTTCTGCCACCCACGCTGCTACCAGCACCACAGCCGCTCCTGTGCCCGTCTGGTGCGTGCCATCAAGCTAGTGTATGGAGAGACGGTGGACAGCTTGAGAGAGGACAGCGCCTCCTCTGGTATCATCGGAGGGcgtgcaaagaaaaacaaagag TGTTCAGACAAGTCTTGCCTGAGGACCCCGTCTATGAAGAGAAGACCCACTGACTCCAACACAGAAGGGAAGAAGGACACGGGAATGCTCAAGTACATTCGCAACCAG GTGATGAGCTTGTCTccagctcctctttctctgctgatCAAGGCAGCCCCCATCTTGACTGACGACATGTATGGAGACATCCAGCCTGCAGCCTGGGAACTCTTGCTCAGCGTGGATGAACAtatggcagctgctgctg CTGCCATGTTCCTTCTGTGCGCGGTAAAGGTCCCTGACGCGGTGACCGAAATGATGATGGCAGAGTTCCAGCACCTGGAAGCCTGCCAGCGCATCAACTCCATCCTGAAGTTTTACACACTGTGGCGTTTCCGCTACCAGGTGTGGCCTCGCATGGAGGAAGGAGCCCAGCAGATCTTTAAG attCCTCCACCCAGCATCAACTTTACTCTGCCATCTCCAATACTGGGCATGCCCTGTGTCCCCATATTCGACCCTCCTTGGGTGCCCCAGAACACTGGCAGTGTGCAGGACCCAATCAATGAAGACCAATCT AAATCCTTTTCTGCGCGGGCTGTGTCGCGCTCCCACCAGCGGGCCGAGCACATCCTGAAAAACCTGCAGCAAGAGGAAGAGAAGCGGCGGCTGGGCCGCGAGGCCAGCATCATCACCGCCATCCCTGTGGCTCAGGAGGCCTGTTACGAGCCTACATGCAGCCCACCaccagagcaggaggaggaag CAGAAGAAGTGGTGAACCTGGCATCACGCCGCCTGTCTGTCAGCCCATCCTGTGCCTCTAGTAATTCCCACAGGAACTACTCCTTCCGCCGTGGCTCTGTGTGGTCAGTCCGCTCACTGGCTAGTGCTGAAG ACGAAGAAAATACAACAGAGCATACTCCTACACACCACATGCTACAGCCACCTCAAGCTGTcttcccagcatgcatctgTGCTGCCGTTCTGCCAATAGTACATCTCATGGAAGATGGGGATGTTAGAGAGGACGGCGTAGCTG TGAGTGCTGTTGCCCAGCAAATCCTCTGGAACTGCCTGATTGAAGATCCAGCTTTGGTTCTCCGCCACTTCTTGGAAAAACTGACCGTTAGCAACCGACAG GATGAGCTGATGTACATGCTGAGAAAGCTGCTGCTTAACATCGGAGATCTGCCTGCCCAGACCTCACATATCCTCTTTAACTACCTG GTTGGACTGATCATGTATTTTGTGCGAACACCCTGTGAGTGGGGGATGGATGCTATCTCGGCTACTTTAACCTTCCTGTGGGAGGTGGTCGGCTATGTAGAGGGCCTCTTTTTTAAGGACCTGAAGCAGACCATGAAGAAAGAGCAGTGTGAGGTCAAACTGCTGGTCACTGCATCCATGCCAG GAACCAAAACTTTGGTTGTGCATGGGCAGAATGAATGTGACATCCCAACACAGCTTCCAGTACATGAAGACACTCAGTTTGAAGCCCTACTTAAG GAATGTCTTGAATTTTTCAACATTCCCGAGGCCAGATCAGCTCACTACTTCCTCATGGACAAACGATGGAACCTGATTCATTATTCTAAG ACATACGTAAGAGACATCTACCCCTTTCGGAGGTCTGTTTCTCCTCAGCTCAACCTGGTTCACATGCTGCCTGAGAAAGGACAGGAGCTCATCCAGAAACAG GTGTTTTCACGTAAGCTCGAGGAGGTTGGTCGAGTCCTCTTCCTCATTTCCCTCACACAGCACATGCCAGCTGTGCACAAGCAATCCCACGTGTCCTTGCTGCAGGAAGACCTGCTTCGCCTTCCCTCTTTCCCACGCACTGCTATCGATGCTGAGTTCTCCCTCTTTAATGAGCCACAGG GTAAGGAGCTGTTCGGTCTGGACACCCTCCACAAGGTCCTGTGGATCAAGCTGCTGGAGGAAATGTTTCTGGGCATGCCCAGTGAGTACCCATGGGGTGACGAGATGATGCTGTTCCTCAATGTCTTCAACGGGGCGCTGCTACTGCACCCAGAGGACAGTGCTCTTCTCAGGCAGTACACAGCAACTGCCATCAACACTGCTGTTCACTTCAACCACCTTTTCTCCTTGAGTGGCTACCAGTGGATTCTGCCCACCATGCTGCAG GTCTATGCTGACTACGAGAGCAATCCTTTGCTGAGGCAGGGCATTGAGTTTAGCTGCCGGCAGTTCTATATCCTACACCGAAAACCCTTTATTCTGCAGCTGTTTGCCAGCGTTGCTCCACTGCTGGAGTTTACT ACCAGCACCAGCACTGGCTTGTCTAAAGGAGTCTCAGCACAGTGTCTGTTCGACCTTCTGGTGTCACTGGAAGGTGAAACCCATGATGCCTTGGATGCTCTGGAGCTGGTCAAGGCAGAGAAACCTCTGCGCTCTCTTG ATTTCTGTTATGGCAATGAGGACTTGGCCTTTTCCATCAGTGAGGCCATCaagctgtgtgtcactgtggtagCCTATGCCCCTGAATCATTCAGGAG TCTACAGATGCTCATGGTGCTTGAAGCCTTGGTTCCCTGCTTCCTCCAAAAGCTGAAGAGCAACACGGTTACAATGGAGTCTGCTTCAGCTGCCAGGGATGAGATTGCAGCCATTGCTGCTCTAGCCACATCTCTTCAGGCCCTCCTCTACAGCTCAGAGGCCCTCACAAG GCCTATGACGGCTCCACAGATGTCCCGCTGTGATCAGGGCCACAAGGGTGGCACTACAGCCAACCACACCATGTCAGGAGGGGTCAATACCAG GGACAACCTACACCTACTGGAGGAGGGCCAAGGCATGCCAAGGGAGGAACTGGATGAGCGCATTGCCCGGGAGGAGTTCCGCCGGCCACGGGAATCCCTTTTAAACATCTGCACAGAGTTTTACAAACACTGTGGACCACGACTCAAAATCCTGCAGAATGTTGCAGGAGAGCCACGGGTCATAGCTCTGGAATTGCTGGACATCAAATCCCACATGAG GCTGGCTGAAATTGCCCATGCCCTGCTGAAGCTGGCTCCCTATGACACCCTGACCATGGAGAGCCGAGGACTCCGGCGCTACATCATGGAAATGCTGCCAATCACTGACTGGTCATCGGAGGCCGTCCGGCCCGCCCTTATCCTCATACTCAAAAGGCTGGACCGCATGTTCAACAAAATCCACAAGATGCCAACGCTCAG GAGACAGGTGGAGTGGGAGGCAGCCAGCAGCCTTATCGAGGGGATCTGCCTCACCCTGCAGCGCCAGCCAATCATCTCTTTTCTCCCTCACCTCCGCTCGTTGATCAACGTTTGCGTCAACCTG gtgatgGGTGTGGTTGGTCCCTCCAGTGTAGCAGATGGGctccctctgctccacctcagcCCCTACCTGTCTCCACCACTCCCTTTCAGCACAGCAGTGGTGCGACTCGTTGCTTTGCAGATACAG GCCTTAAAGGATGACTTTCCTTTGAGTCATGTGATCTCACCTTTCACCAATCAGGAAAGGCGGGAAGGGATGCTTCTTAACCTGCTTATTCCCTTTGTACTGACTGTGGGGTCTGGAAGCAAAG ACAGCCCTCACCTTGAGCAGCCGGagatcttcctcctcttgcagACTGTCATCAACATCCTCCTGCCTCCTCGAATCATCTCCACCTCCCGAACCAAGAATTTCATGCTTGATGCATCTCCAGCTCACTGCTCCACCCCGGGCGACACAGGGAAGGATCTTCGCAGAGAGGGATTAGCAGAGTCCACCAGCCAGGCTGCATATCTGG CCCTGAAGGTGGTGTTGGTTTGCTTCGAGCGCTCGCTGGGAAACCAGTGGTACCGGCTGAGCCTGCAAGTGAAGGAGATGGCTTTGAGGAAGGTGGGCGGCTTGGCCTTCTGGGACTTCATTGACTTCATTGTCCGAACTCGCATCCCTATTTTTGTCCTGCTGAGGCCCTTTATACAGTGCAAG CTGCTGACTCAACCAGCTGACTCCCAGGAGGAGATCACAGCACGTCACCACATTGCTGACCAGCTGGAGCGCCGCTTCATCCCACGACCTCTCTGCAAGAGCTCCCTCTTTGCAGAGTTCAACAACGAGCTCAAGATCCTCAAAGAAGCTGTGCACAGCGGCTCTG CATACCAAGGCAAGACATCTATCAGCACTGTGGGCACCTCCACATCGGCCTACCGCCTCAGTTTAGCCACAATGTCGCGCTCCAACACCGGCACCGGCACGGTTTGGGAGCAGGACAGCCAACCATCACGCCAGCCCTCACAAGACACGCTCAGCCGcaccgatgaggacgacgaagAGA ATGACTCCATAAGTATCCCCAGCGTGGTTAGTGAGCATGAGGCATTTTTGCCCAGGGTAATGTCGCAGCGGCGCTTCTCCAGCCACGCCACAGGCTCGGCTGCCTTGCAGCCCGAGGCTCCCCGCGCCACTATGCTACCAAGCCACAG TGAACCCAATGTGCTAGATGAGTCCCAAGGCCTTCTGCAGGAGGGTAACCTCTCTAG GGTGGCCAGCGTGCAGAGTGAACCGGGCCAGCAGAACCTGTTGATCCAGCCTCCTCTGGGAAGAAAGCGAGGACTCAGACAG CTGCGCCGCCCCCTGCTGTCCATTCCGAAGAATGAACCTCGAGGTCGATCTGGAGCAAGGCTGTCCACAACACGCAGGAGCATCCAGCCCAAGAACAAACCACTGG CGCATGGAGACCAAAAGAGGTCAGTCACCTTTACAGAGAATCAAGGCCAGCAGGCATTCACAGGGGGCAGTAAGCCCCCAACTCCCAGCACCGTGGAGCCTCCAGCAGAAGGCAGGAAGGCCAGCCCGGCCCCTGCGAAGTCCCCGACGCTGGAAGTGCCAGCCGTCTCTTCAGCCACAGTCACTGCCGACCTGCACgggcctgcaaacacacag GTTGCTCCAGCCATAAGCAgcaaggagaagagagagcagTGGAGTCTTCGCAGCAGCCTCTCCCCTCCCCCATCCATCTCCCGCCCCTCCACCCCAACTCCCCCGTCCCGAACCTGCTCCCCGCTGCCCCTCTCCAGAACCTGCTCCCCTCTACCTCTGTCCCgcacctcctcccccctccctccaccgCTCCCAGTTCTGGGCACTGCACCTGCTCCAGGCCCCCCGCCACCTCCACCGCTGCCCCCGGCCCCCCTCCTTCCCCTGCCTCCGCCGGGGCCATCCAGGATCAGAGAGAGCCCCGGGGACGAGGACACGACTGCGCTGCTGCCACGTAGCGACACCCTGCTGCACCTCAGCGAGGATGACGGCACCGAGAACCCTCTTCTCACCCCGCTGCTGTCCCCTCCTTCCCCCCGCCACTCTCCCCtgcccctctcacctgtggaCCTGGACTTGGATGAGTCTCACGTGTGA
- the LOC114432208 gene encoding plectin-like, which yields MALSSPSRNHIPSGRQLPRTPPLNDFSPSDFEEKQPVEAELRNNEELDLSSLKTEPEWSMLKGMKGYQMTTDDLDFITKLKKEQLIKKLKKDLEDVQKLLKKETTALEMACASRDKVQAELNKLLSSEDIIMRVNVVFKVISLQVNLKGMNARSLLDMVTVEDIQRTVEQKKSELTRMRKIKEERRRKEAEERGVIEKQITSEQVKIQELMRELSNLKSELAQEKEVSKSLKKLLPTQEAAGDHPSGQGNKSKQRRGGKNAADKPARSKNAHRKAEETQEEPKQSKAKESVPAVRGRGKAATPVEAPSHSRRGAAADVAPETVHGLRRSKRIANRR from the exons ATGGCACTCAGCAGTCCTTCGAGGAATCACATCCCGTCCGGTCGACAACTCCCTAGGACTCCTCCTTTAAACGACTTTTCTCCATCTGATTTTGAGGAAAAACAGCCTGTAGAG GCAGAGCTGAGGAACAATGAGGAGCTGGATCTGAGCTCTCTGAAGACAG AACCAGAATGGTCCATGCTGAAAGGGATGAAGGGCTATCAAATGACTACAGATGACCTGGACTTTATTACAAAACTCAAAAAGGAGCAGCTCATTAAAAAGCTGAAG AAAGACCTTGAAGATGTGCAGAAGCTCCTAAAAAAGGAAACCACAGCCTTGGAGATGGCATGTGCTTCCAGGGATAAGGTGCAGGCTGAGCTCAACAAg ctcctGTCTTCTGAAGACATCATCATGCGTGTAAACGTGGTCTTCAAAGTGATATCGCTGCAGGTGAATTTGAAAGGCATGAATGCCAGATCTCTCCTGGACATGGTGACGGTGGAGGACATCCAGAGGACAGTGGAGCAGAAGAAGAGCGAGCTGACTCGGATGAGGAAAATTAAAGAAGAGAG gagaaggaaggaggctGAGGAGAGAGGGGTGATAGAAAAACAAATCACCAGTGAGCAG gtgaaGATACAGGAGCTAATGAGGGAGCTGTCCAACCTTAAATCTGAACTTGCACAAGAAAAG GAGGTAAGTAAATCCCTCAAAAAGCTGTTACCCACACAAGAAGCAGCAGGAGATCATCCAAGCGGACAAGGcaacaaaagtaaacaaagacGTGGAGGAAAAAATGCTGCAGACAAACCGGCAAGAAGTAAAAACGCACACAGAAAAGCAGAGGAGACGCAAGAGGAGCCGAAGCAGTCAAAGGCCAAAGAGTCGGTGCCAGCTGTGAGAGGGAGGGGAAAGGCTGCCACACCAGTGGAGGCTCCATCACACTCCAGGAGGGGGGCAGCTGCTGATGTTGCTCCAGAGACAGTCCATGGTCTCAGAAGATCAAAGAGGATCGCCAACAGGAGGTGA